Within the Pseudomonas guangdongensis genome, the region CTTGTGCTTGAAGCCGTTTGCAGTCGGCTTGAAGCGCTTCTTGGCACCGCTCTTGGTTTTCATCTTAGGCATGTTTAGTACTCCGCATTCGGTAATTACGCATAACCGCAAGGCCTGCCAGTGCCCTGGTGGTTACTTTCTCTTTTTGGGGGCGATGACCATGATCAGCTGGCGTCCTTCCATCTTCGGATGCTGTTCGACGGAGCCATATTCGGCGAGGTCGTTTTCGACCCGCTTCAACAGCTCCATGCCCAGCTCCTGGTGGGCCATCTCACGACCGCGGAATCGCAGGGATACCTTGGCCTTGTCCCCATCGACTAGGAAACGTACCAGGTTGCGTAGTTTTACCTGGTAATCCCCTTCTTCCGTCCCTGGACGAAACTTTACTTCTTTAATCTGCGCCTGCTTCTGGTTCTTCTTCGCCTCGGCAGCCTGTTTCTTCTTCTCGAACAGGTGCTTGCCGTAGTCCATGATCCGGCATACGGGCGGAACCGCGTCAGCAACAATCTCAACCAGGTCGAGCTTGGCGTCTTCGGCCGCCTGAATGGCTTCGGCAATGGAAACCACACCAACCTGCTGACCATCGGCACCGATCAGGCGAACCTCGCGAGCGGTGATGTTTTCGTTGATCGGCGGACGTGCCTGTACTCGTCTGTCTTGTCTCATGTCGCGCTGCTTAATAGTGATTACTCCGTTTGTTACCGACCACGCCGGGAAACGGCCTCGGCCAGCAGATTCTGGAACTCGATGACGCTCATGGAGCCCAGATCCTGACCGTCGCGCGTACGCACGGCGACGGTCTGCGATTCGACTTCGCGATCCCCGATCACCAGCAGGTAGGGAACCTTGAGCAAAGTATGCTCGCGGATTTTAAAGCCGATCTTCTCATTTCTCAAGTCGGCCTTGGCACGGTAGCCACTGCCTTCCAGTTCTTTCGCCACCTGGGCGGCGAATTCGCCCTGCTTGTCGGTGATGTTCAGCACCACCGCTTGGGTCGGCGCCAGCCAGGCCGGAAAGGAGCCCTCGTAGTGCTCGATGAGGATGCCGAGGAAGCGCTCGAAGGAGCCCAGCACCGCACGGTGCAGCATCACCGGATGCTTGC harbors:
- the infC gene encoding translation initiation factor IF-3: MRQDRRVQARPPINENITAREVRLIGADGQQVGVVSIAEAIQAAEDAKLDLVEIVADAVPPVCRIMDYGKHLFEKKKQAAEAKKNQKQAQIKEVKFRPGTEEGDYQVKLRNLVRFLVDGDKAKVSLRFRGREMAHQELGMELLKRVENDLAEYGSVEQHPKMEGRQLIMVIAPKKRK